In the Diospyros lotus cultivar Yz01 chromosome 13, ASM1463336v1, whole genome shotgun sequence genome, GTCGACTCAGGTCGCTGATTTGGATACCGCCGGAGTGGATCTCAAAAGCGGCGACCTGGTCAACTCGTGGATCGAGTACTCCGGGTCGACTCGGAGGCTCAACATCTCGGTGTCCTACTCGAATCTCAAGCCTAAAAACCCAATCTTATCCATCACTCTCGATCTGGATCAATACGTCAGTGAGTTCATGTTCGTCGGGTTCTCCGGGTCGACTCAGGGCAGCACCGAGATTCACAGCATTGACTGGTGGAGTTTCAGCTCATCTTTCGAACCCAATTCGAAGTCCGAGTCATCAGCGCCGTTTTCTCAGCCGCCGCCGCCAACGGCTAATTTGATGAACCCAACGGATAATTCCGTCAACCCCCCGCCGCCGCCTTCGGATTCAAACACCACCATTTCCCACACCTCCGAGAAGGACAGTAAGTGCCGCAACCAGCTTTGCAAAGAAGGCCCCGGCGCCGTCGTCGGCGTCGTAACCGCCGGCGCTTTCTTTCTGGCCTTATTCGCCGTCGTTCTCATCTGGGTATACTCCAAAAAGTTCAAGCACGTGAAAAAGTCCGATTCTCTAGCGTCTGAAATCATCAAAATGCCGAAAGAATTCAGCTACAGGGATCTCAAATTGGCCACCAAATGCTTCAATTCAGCCCGAGTCATCGGCAACGGCGCCTTTGGCACAGTCTATAAAGGCATATTGCAGGAAACCGGCGACATTGTTGCCGTAAAAAGGTGCAGCCATACCGGCCAAGGCCGAGCCGAATTCCTATCGGAATTATCCATAATCGGAAATCTAAGGCACAGAAATCTCGTCCGGCTTCAAGGCTGGTGTCATGAAAAAGGTGAAATTCTATTAGTTTACGATTTCATGCCCAATGGGAGTCTCGATAAAGCCTTATTCGAGTCAAGAATGCCATTGCCCTGGTCTCATAGGAGAAAAATTTTGGCCGGCGTGGCCTCGGCATTGGCGTATTTACATCAAGAATGTGAAAATCAAGTGATCCACAGAGATGTGAAAACCAGTAACATAATGCTGGACGAAGGGTTCAACGCCAAGCTGGGCGATTTCGGGTTGGCCCGGCAAATTGAGCACGACAAGTCGCCGGACGCCACGGTGGCCGCCGGCACAATGGGGTACCTGGCACCGGAGTACCTGCTGACCGGACGGGCCACCGAGAAAACCGACGTGTTCAGCTTCGGCGCGGTGGTCCTGGAGGTGGCAAGCGGGCGGCGGCCCATCGAGAAGCAAGCCAGTGGGGTTGGGAAAGTCGGCGTGGGGACCAATTTGGTGGAGTGGGTGTGGAGCCTCCACCGTGAGGAGCGGCTGCTGGCCGCGGCGGACCCGAAGCTCGGCGGCGAGTTTGATGAGGCGGAGATGATGAAGGTTTTGCTGGTCGGCTTGGCTTGTTCCCACCCTGACCAGCTGGCTCGGCCCGCCATGAGAGCCGTGGTCCAGATGCTAGTAGGAGATTCCGAGGTCCCAATGGTGCCCCGAGCCAAGCCTTCCACGAGTTTTAGTACTTCCGATCTAATTCTCAGCTTGCAGGACAGCGTCTCTGATCTGAACGACATGGTCAACGTCTCCACCTCGTCGTCCGAAGAGGGGTTCaatggcggcggcggcggcataGAACTCGTCTGATCCTGACcaacaaaaaaactaaagaaagagGGGACTTGTCCACTTTGTCACTTCTAGACAATTACAATTACTGACCAAAAGAGAATCTCGTGGCCTCTTGACCTGTGACAATGCGACGTGATATAGGAGATGGGGACGAAGTTTCACATTCATCTTTATTAATTTGGCGAGAAGGGTtaagtagatatatatatatatagctcaaACTTGTTCCATGTAAaggtttttcatgtttttggatCGCAGTGGCCTCCAAAAGAAACAGTAATGGCCATGCTCCGGCTGGATCGTGGATCCAGAAGAGATCATAATCTTCTTTCATTATTAacttatatatctatatatatatattgcatttttttgttgctactaatataataaatattggATTTTGGCTGATTGgaatcatccatcattggttgTGGGTTGTGGGTGTGATTGTTTTCATGGAAAATGGTGGGAAGTCATTTTCGTGGGGAGAAGGAATTGCTTTTTTAGTTATGGGCGAGTGGTGTGGTGGAGGTCGTCGAGCAAACCCCATTAGCCAAAAAGCAGCCACGTAAGAGCTTGAGTAGAGGTTTGGTAAAGTATAGGACACAAAGAGTGCTCCTTTTTTCATTCATTAAAAGTAATGGataatctttcttttctttaatatAAGATTGCTGTTTTAGTCACTGCACGCATCAATGCAAAATAAACTTATCAGAATGTCGTTTATTAACAAATTTATGGGCACATCTTATCAATATACGAGGGTACTCATAATCCATCTTGAAAATCTCTCTTTAATATGGCCACATGCCCCCCCCTGCAAACATATATGCATGACATTACTCTTACGAAGTATGCACAACCCCACAAAGGCTGGCTTCATTTTTGCTGGTCCCCCAACATATTGGGACCTTCCAGTCTTATTTGTAATAATACTGGGCGTTTTGCCAACTTGCCATATCTACATCTTTCAAAAAGAGGAATCACACTCTACTTACACGATTTTCATTCACATAGCGTTTATTAAAAGGGAAATATTATTGGTGTATCATTGGGTACACCTGGGTACACCTTAGACtacacaataatatattaatatctaaaatatttttacccAAACCGCTAAGATGTAGTGAAGAGCAATAAAACGAGGGATATGTATGTCATTTATGTGCCTTATATAGCTTACGGTGTACATAAatgatgtacaaatagcatgactcttattaaaatgaataaggtAAAGTCATTTATATTAagatagtatttattaaaatgagtaaaatgaaattatatcaaaataagatttaaatattttgtaaattaagatatgaaataatcaagataagtctgaaaaacattctaaaatttttatcaaactatttgttaaattttttaaaatgcattgaaaaacacgtgtcatttttttatctataagtatcgagataaatttatctaaaggaGAAAGAGATAGATTTATCCAAAAAACCCAAATAAGAAatcacatgattttttttttcaagaatcgttaaataaatttaacaaatacaatagaaaatacttttatcttaaatattttttatatcttatttttttcggtctatatcttgattaacaaatactatctaaGAAAATTATGTAAGACTAAATCCAGTGGTGAAATTTTTATAGTTacgaattattttaattatttttatttcgacatttgaatttaataaattgtaCCGTTTAGATTGAAAAATCCTACAAAATTTGTGTGTAAATTGCTACGTTAACGTGTAGTTGTTTTCCCCCTAACCCCAAAGGAATCCTTGCGTGTTTGCTTTGCTCCAAAAGGTGTCATTTTTTCTTCCGATAAAAGGGAGGCAAGAATGGCACAACCTTAATTGTTATTGTTGGGTTGGGTATCATTTTAGTGCCTTTACGGATGAGGCTTTCCTTTGATGGCTGGCCGAACTCTCAAAGAAGTCGGCTATGAAAAGACTCAGATACTGTGCCCATCGGACTTATTAAATGAGTTCATTGACTTTAAATCGTGCGCTTATATTGAATTGTCAAAACAAATCACATGAGATGAAAGTCCCATTTAAGCTGTGACGACCCTCAATATTAACTATAATCTGCCGTAATTATCCATTAATTCCCCTAAATACTCCCAAATTGCTCTCATAAATTCTCTATCTAAGTTTTACCTAGTGATAACGCAAGCTTTATCTTTAATCCATAACAACTCTATTTAAGTTTTATCTTAGAATATTcctatgtaaaaaaattatgagaccGAGTGACACGACCCAAGAGAGGGCATCCCAAGTTTTATCTTTGGATAATTTCATTATgctaacaaaatcaaatttttttcttgttcataaacaagataaataagagaaaatacaTTTGGTGGGTGGGTACActatgaaattgaaaatttattcttaaaatccCACTTTTAAGAAACAAAAGGACATTTTTGAACATCTTTGCcgtacaaaataaatattttatattattataattattacctaaaattcaaatttatctaaaattaaaatttctaatttcaccgtgattatgattttaaattgattatgattttaaatttgattgttgATGAGGAAATATTTACAGGAGGCAATTTTATTATACTATCCTTGAAAAgttaccattaacttggagccatgtgtgtCAGTAAAGGCCAATATGCAATCGTCACATGTCAAGTTCTAAGAGCTCCACGTGTCTTTATAAtctctattatgattttgaattgg is a window encoding:
- the LOC127789240 gene encoding L-type lectin-domain containing receptor kinase VIII.1-like; protein product: MSSISGGFFALLVWLLYFSGEVESTEFDFGTLTLSSLKLLGDAHLNNGSVRLTTELSVPNSGSGRALYSKPVRFLRPESRNPASFSTFFSFSVTNLNPSSIGGGLAFVISPDDTGVGDSGGYLGLMDPKSGPNGVVAVEFDTLMDVEFKDINGNHVGLDLNSMVSTQVADLDTAGVDLKSGDLVNSWIEYSGSTRRLNISVSYSNLKPKNPILSITLDLDQYVSEFMFVGFSGSTQGSTEIHSIDWWSFSSSFEPNSKSESSAPFSQPPPPTANLMNPTDNSVNPPPPPSDSNTTISHTSEKDSKCRNQLCKEGPGAVVGVVTAGAFFLALFAVVLIWVYSKKFKHVKKSDSLASEIIKMPKEFSYRDLKLATKCFNSARVIGNGAFGTVYKGILQETGDIVAVKRCSHTGQGRAEFLSELSIIGNLRHRNLVRLQGWCHEKGEILLVYDFMPNGSLDKALFESRMPLPWSHRRKILAGVASALAYLHQECENQVIHRDVKTSNIMLDEGFNAKLGDFGLARQIEHDKSPDATVAAGTMGYLAPEYLLTGRATEKTDVFSFGAVVLEVASGRRPIEKQASGVGKVGVGTNLVEWVWSLHREERLLAAADPKLGGEFDEAEMMKVLLVGLACSHPDQLARPAMRAVVQMLVGDSEVPMVPRAKPSTSFSTSDLILSLQDSVSDLNDMVNVSTSSSEEGFNGGGGGIELV